In one window of Sphingomonas glaciei DNA:
- the hisB gene encoding imidazoleglycerol-phosphate dehydratase HisB, with amino-acid sequence MTLARRLARPEILALEPFDLGNRELDPDAIKLDANESPFGPLSGGNIAAGVNRYPEPQPQRLRAVMASLYGVGPEQFLVTRGGDDAIDLLCRTFLRGAEDSVAVTSPSFSAYAHFARLQGASILDVPLDAADFTLDAARVIREVQANPCCKLLFLCTPNNPTGTAVDPATVLQIVDALPDVMVLADEAYLEFGDTPSLAAEAVARPNLLVLKTLSKAFALAGARVGGLVGPAETLEIVARALPPYPLPTLSIAAALEALQPARRAVHRERIAQLLAERERVAPLLASSPFVRLVHPSAGNYLFLETGETEQLAARLVADGVRVRYRPQAAPGGIRLTIGTRQENDAALAAFGVAVAQAAPRTAEIARDTKETRIALAINLDRAEPRRIDTGIPYYDHMLDQVAAHGGFSLVLSCQGDLEIDPHHSIEDVAIALGSGLKSALGDKRGIGRFGFALPMDETEAQVLIDLSGRPFSRFEGTFLASHIGDYPTEMTPHVFRSLADSLGAAIHVKVNGENDHHKVEACFKAFGRALRQALAIEGKGDTLPSTKGML; translated from the coding sequence ATGACCCTCGCCCGCCGCCTCGCCCGTCCCGAGATCCTGGCGCTCGAACCGTTCGACCTCGGCAATCGCGAGCTGGATCCCGACGCGATCAAGCTCGACGCCAACGAAAGCCCGTTCGGTCCGCTGTCGGGCGGGAACATCGCCGCCGGGGTCAATCGCTACCCCGAACCCCAGCCCCAGCGCCTGCGCGCCGTCATGGCGTCACTGTACGGGGTCGGACCCGAGCAGTTCCTGGTCACCCGCGGCGGCGACGACGCCATCGATCTCCTCTGCCGCACCTTCCTGCGTGGGGCCGAAGATAGCGTGGCGGTGACCAGCCCGAGCTTCTCCGCCTATGCCCATTTCGCACGGCTGCAGGGCGCGAGCATTCTCGACGTCCCGCTCGACGCCGCCGACTTCACCCTCGATGCTGCGCGGGTGATCCGCGAGGTGCAGGCTAATCCCTGCTGCAAGCTGCTGTTCCTGTGCACGCCCAACAATCCGACCGGGACGGCGGTCGACCCGGCAACCGTGCTGCAGATCGTCGATGCGCTGCCGGACGTAATGGTGCTCGCCGACGAGGCCTATCTCGAGTTCGGCGACACGCCGAGCCTGGCGGCCGAAGCGGTCGCCCGCCCCAATCTGCTGGTACTCAAGACCCTGTCCAAGGCCTTCGCGTTGGCCGGCGCGCGGGTCGGCGGGCTGGTCGGTCCTGCCGAGACGCTGGAGATCGTCGCACGTGCGTTGCCGCCCTATCCGCTGCCGACCCTGTCGATCGCCGCCGCGCTGGAAGCGTTGCAGCCGGCCCGCCGGGCGGTGCACCGCGAGCGCATCGCGCAACTGCTGGCCGAGCGCGAGCGCGTGGCGCCGCTACTCGCCAGCTCCCCATTCGTCCGCCTCGTTCACCCCAGCGCCGGCAATTACCTGTTCCTCGAAACCGGCGAGACCGAGCAGCTGGCCGCCCGCCTCGTCGCCGACGGCGTGCGGGTGCGCTATCGCCCGCAGGCCGCGCCGGGGGGTATTCGCCTGACCATCGGCACCCGGCAGGAGAATGACGCCGCCCTCGCCGCGTTCGGCGTGGCGGTGGCGCAAGCCGCTCCTCGCACCGCCGAGATCGCGCGGGACACCAAGGAGACGCGGATCGCGCTGGCGATCAATCTCGACCGCGCCGAACCGCGGCGGATCGACACCGGTATACCCTACTACGACCACATGCTTGACCAGGTCGCGGCGCATGGCGGCTTCAGCCTGGTGCTGAGCTGCCAGGGCGACCTCGAGATCGATCCACACCACAGCATCGAGGATGTCGCGATCGCGCTCGGCAGCGGGCTGAAGTCGGCGCTAGGCGACAAGCGCGGGATCGGCCGCTTCGGCTTTGCGCTGCCGATGGACGAGACCGAGGCGCAGGTCCTGATAGACCTGTCCGGACGGCCCTTCTCGCGGTTCGAAGGGACGTTCCTGGCCAGCCATATCGGTGATTACCCGACCGAGATGACGCCGCACGTCTTCCGCAGCCTCGCCGACAGCCTCGGCGCCGCCATCCACGTCAAGGTCAATGGCGAGAACGACCATCACAAGGTGGAGGCCTGCTTCAAAGCCTTTGGCAGGGCCCTGCGTCAAGCGCTTGCGATCGAAGGCAAAGGTGACACGCTGCCGAGCACCAAGGGCATGCTGTGA